A DNA window from Eremothecium cymbalariae DBVPG#7215 chromosome 3, complete sequence contains the following coding sequences:
- the TVP15 gene encoding Tvp15p (similar to Ashbya gossypii AGR106C) — MAEQETILQRIFLTNVVIGSVSVLVFLGQLSYIFTNFAAFIRSIFGVTLSIPLVYLEFKPLPWLSRFASFYYSYLGRGLLLVLLSTMIVTEGFLAVFSVYFLFIAGVVFIVCEYNSGVIEPPSFRDEGASLTVGDDDDDVI, encoded by the coding sequence ATGGCTGAACAAGAAACTATATTACAGCGCATTTTCCTCACAAATGTTGTTATTGGAAGTGTGTCTGTGTTGGTTTTCCTCGGCCAACTCTCCTATATCTTCACCAATTTTGCAGCATTTATCAGGTCAATATTTGGAGTTACACTCTCTATACCATTGGtgtatttggaatttaAACCGCTTCCTTGGTTATCGAGATTCGCTTCTTTCTACTACAGTTACTTAGGCAGAGGCTTGTTATTAGTGCTTCTCTCAACAATGATAGTGACCGAAGGGTTTTTAGCTGTCTTCTCTGTATACTTTTTATTCATCGCAGGAGTGGTCTTCATCGTATGCGAATATAATTCCGGGGTCATTGAGCCACCTAGCTTCAGAGATGAAGGAGCCAGCCTGACTGTTGgcgatgatgacgatgatgtTATTTAA
- a CDS encoding uncharacterized protein (similar to Ashbya gossypii AGR107C) — MSLSREDSVYLAKLAEQAERYEEMVENMKAVASSGHELSVEERNLLSVAYKNVIGARRASWRIVSSIEQKEEAKEKSEYQVKLIRTYRSKIESELTKICDDILSVLDTHLIPSATTGESKVFYYKMKGDYHRYLAEFSAGDVREKATNASLEAYKSASDIATTELPPTHPIRLGLALNFSVFYYEIQNSPDKACHLAKQAFDDAIAELDTLSEESYKDSTLIMQLLRDNLTLWTSDMSEAGQEEQPTDTQE; from the coding sequence ATGTCTTTAAGTCGTGAAGATTCTGTCTATTTGGCTAAGTTGGCTGAGCAAGCCGAGCGTTATGAGGAGATGGTTGAAAACATGAAGGCGGTTGCTTCTTCTGGGCATGAGCTATCGGTTGAGGAGAGAAATTTGTTATCTGTTGCGTATAAGAATGTTATTGGAGCACGTCGTGCTTCTTGGAGAATTGTTTCTTCGATTGAGCAGAAAGAGGAGGCCAAGGAAAAGTCCGAATATCAGGTGAAGTTGATTAGGACTTACCGTTCTAAGATTGAGTCCGAGTTGACCAAGATTTGCGATGATATCTTGAGTGTTTTGGACACCCATTTGATTCCATCGGCTACCACTGGGGAGTCCAAggtattttattataaGATGAAGGGTGATTATCATAGATATCTGGCTGAATTTTCTGCTGGTGATGTCAGGGAGAAGGCCACGAATGCTTCCTTAGAGGCATACAAGTCTGCTTCTGATATTGCTACTACTGAGTTGCCTCCGACTCATCCAATTAGATTAGGTTTAGCTTTGAACTTTTCGGTCTTCTATTACGAGATCCAGAATTCACCGGACAAGGCCTGCCATTTGGCCAAACAAGCCTTTGATGATGCTATTGCTGAGCTAGATACGTTATCCGAGGAGTCTTACAAGGATAGTACTTTGATCATGCAGTTGTTGAGGGACAATTTGACCTTGTGGACCTCTGACATGTCTGAAGCTGGGCAAGAGGAACAGCCTACTGATACTCAGGAATGA